The proteins below are encoded in one region of Apostichopus japonicus isolate 1M-3 chromosome 22, ASM3797524v1, whole genome shotgun sequence:
- the LOC139964352 gene encoding small ribosomal subunit protein uS7 isoform X2: MVEQPTISLTLGSPFLNAIPQVSSLATMGENWDEAPAPVAEPLPAVTVEYDEVKLFGKWSCDEVQVSDISLTDYIAVKEKYAKYLPHSSGRYQVKRFRKAQCPAVERLANSMMMHGRNNGKKLMTMRIVQHAFEIIHLLTGENPLQVLVNAIINSGPREDSTRIGRAGTVRRQAVDVSPLRRVNQAIWLLCTGAREASFRNIKSIAECLADELINAAKGSSNSYAIKKKDELERVAKSNR, translated from the exons ATGGTTGAGCAGCCAACAATATCATTGACACTCGGATCGCCATTCCTCAATGCTATTCCTCAA GTATCCTCATTAGCTACCATGGGTGAAAACTGGGACGAGGCCCCAGCTCCAGTTGCGGAGCCACTACCTGCTGTGACTGTTGAGTATGATGAAGTGAAGTTATTTGGCAAGTGGAGCTGCGATGAAGTTCAAGTTAGCGACATCAGTTTAACT GATTACATTGCTGTGAAAGAGAAGTATGCGAAATACCTGCCCCACAGCTCGGGTCGCTACCAGGTCAAGCGTTTCCGCAAAGCCCAGTGCCCAGCCGTAGAACGATTGGCCAACTCGATGATGATGCACGGAAGAAACAATGGCAAGAAACTGATGACCATGCGCATTGTCCAACATGCATTTGAAATCATACATCTGCTGACAGGGGAG AACCCACTGCAAGTGCTGGTCAATGCCATCATCAACAGCGGCCCTCGTGAAGACTCTACCCGTATCGGTAGGGCCGGTACCGTACGTAGACAGGCGGTTGACGTCTCCCCTCTCAGACGTGTCAATCAAGCCATCTGGCTGCTCTGCACTGGTGCCCGGGAAGCCTCCTTCAGGAACATCAAGAGCATCGCAGAATGTCTGGCAGACGAACTGATTAACGCAGCAAAG GGCTCGTCCAACTCGTACGCCATCAAGAAGAAGGATGAACTGGAACGTGTCGCCAAGTCCAACCGATAG
- the LOC139964344 gene encoding solute carrier family 35 member G1-like yields MSQDEDGGLLRQTIYIKQMDSFSEKNTFAIRENMSADNQHESIMLGPSTSFCHKTREVVKEEEDDKVGEEKNESLSEEKVEQTQLRTLGQRIYDHRGIIVASFSTFLFAFQTNLVRFIENDIHMMEVSFYRFLCQLIMVTPFMLYKKIPLQPESRKVFFLHITRGIFGTLASNAFFYSILYIPIGDAAAIVMGQLVFVGIFARLFIKEAFGLLDASLVLLSIVGVVLISQPPFLFGGKDETNPNREFLGAMLALFASISFAAGNVVTSYLGKMKVDPSAILLYYALVGTVGTGLFNSVVGRWSTPPYGNTRWFIISIGVIHCLAQYFLTYSFSIENTVLVSIMMTNESIYSYILEFALFGVKPELTSLLGGGVLLTASVLASLKKIWISRRGAQNDLSSSDLHDSLDYTNLEQNNHVS; encoded by the exons ATGAGCCAAGATGAAGATGGAGGACTTTTACGCCAAACAATCTATATTAAACAGATGGATag TTTCAGTGAGAAAAATACATTTGCAATCAGAGAGAATATGTCGGCCGATAATCAACATGAGAGTATTATGCTGGGTCCATCAACTTCCTTTTGTCATAAAACGAGAGAAGtagtgaaagaagaagaagacgacAAAGTCGGAGAGGAAAAGAATGAAAGTTTAAGCGAGGAGAAAGTTGAACAGACACAACTGCGGACTTTAGGCCAAAGAATCTATGATCATAGAGGGATAATTGTTGCATCATTTTCAACTTTCCTTTTTGCATTCCAAACGAACCTTGTGAGATTTATCGAGAATGATATTCACATGATGGAGGTTTCATTCTATCGTTTCCTATGCCAGCTTATCATGGTTACGCCGTTCATGTTGTACAAGAAAATTCCACTCCAACCCGAATCCAGAAAAGTGTTCTTTCTTCATATAACGCGTGGTATATTTGGTACGCTTGCTTCTAATGCTTTTTTCTATAGTATATTATACATACCAATTGGAGATGCCGCTGCCATAGTTATGGGACAACTAGTCTTCGTGGGCATTTTCGCGAGATTGTTTATTAAAGAGGCTTTCGGTCTTCTTGACGCCTCTCTTGTACTCTTGAGCATTGTTGGCGTTGTGCTTATATCTCAGCCACCCTTTTTATTCGGTGGCAAGGACGAAACCAATCCGAATAGGGAATTCTTGGGTGCCATGTTAGCCTTGTTTGCATCCATTTCATTCGCAGCAGGAAACGTTGTAACTAGCTATTTGGGGAAGATGAAAGTGGACCCTTCAGCTATTTTGTTGTATTATGCCCTCGTAGGAACCGTTGGGACTGGCCTATTCAATTCCGTTGTTGGACGTTGGTCGACGCCACCATATGGTAACACCAGGTGGTTTATAATCTCGATAGGAGTGATTCACTGTTTAGCACAATATTTTCTAACGTATAGTTTCTCTATTGAAAACACCGTTCTGGTATCAATTATGATGACAAATGAGTCTATTTATTCATACATTTTAGAGTTTGCTCTTTTTGGTGTGAAACCCGAATTAACATCATTGCTGGGTGGGGGCGTCCTGCTGACTGCGTCAGTGCTGGCGTCTTTAAAGAAGATTTGGATCAGTCGTCGAGGAGCGCAGAATGACCTGAGTAGTTCAGACCTTCACGACTCATTAGACTATACCAACCTCGAACAGAATAACCATGTTTCATGA
- the LOC139964352 gene encoding small ribosomal subunit protein uS7 isoform X3 — MGENWDEAPAPVAEPLPAVTVEYDEVKLFGKWSCDEVQVSDISLTDYIAVKEKYAKYLPHSSGRYQVKRFRKAQCPAVERLANSMMMHGRNNGKKLMTMRIVQHAFEIIHLLTGENPLQVLVNAIINSGPREDSTRIGRAGTVRRQAVDVSPLRRVNQAIWLLCTGAREASFRNIKSIAECLADELINAAKGSSNSYAIKKKDELERVAKSNR; from the exons ATGGGTGAAAACTGGGACGAGGCCCCAGCTCCAGTTGCGGAGCCACTACCTGCTGTGACTGTTGAGTATGATGAAGTGAAGTTATTTGGCAAGTGGAGCTGCGATGAAGTTCAAGTTAGCGACATCAGTTTAACT GATTACATTGCTGTGAAAGAGAAGTATGCGAAATACCTGCCCCACAGCTCGGGTCGCTACCAGGTCAAGCGTTTCCGCAAAGCCCAGTGCCCAGCCGTAGAACGATTGGCCAACTCGATGATGATGCACGGAAGAAACAATGGCAAGAAACTGATGACCATGCGCATTGTCCAACATGCATTTGAAATCATACATCTGCTGACAGGGGAG AACCCACTGCAAGTGCTGGTCAATGCCATCATCAACAGCGGCCCTCGTGAAGACTCTACCCGTATCGGTAGGGCCGGTACCGTACGTAGACAGGCGGTTGACGTCTCCCCTCTCAGACGTGTCAATCAAGCCATCTGGCTGCTCTGCACTGGTGCCCGGGAAGCCTCCTTCAGGAACATCAAGAGCATCGCAGAATGTCTGGCAGACGAACTGATTAACGCAGCAAAG GGCTCGTCCAACTCGTACGCCATCAAGAAGAAGGATGAACTGGAACGTGTCGCCAAGTCCAACCGATAG
- the LOC139964347 gene encoding solute carrier family 35 member G1-like: MSADNQHESIILGPSTSFCHKTREVVKEEEDKVGEEPNESLNEEKVEQTQLRTLGQRIYDHRGIIVASFSTFLFAFQTNLVRFIENDFHVMEVSFYRFVCQLFMVTPFMLYKKIPLQPESRKVFFLHITRGIFGTLASNAFFYSILYIPIGDAAAIVMGQLVFVGIFARLFIKEAFGLLDAFLVLVSIAGVVLISQPPFLFGGKDESNSNKEFFGAMLALFASVSFAAGNVVTSYMGKMKVNPSAILLYYALVGTVGTGLFNSVVGRWSTPPYGNTSWFIIWIGVVHCLSQYFLTYSFSIENTVLVSIMMTNESIYSYILEFALFGVKPELTSLLGGGVLLTASVLASLKKIWISRRGAQNDLNSPDLHDSLDYTNLEQNNHIS; this comes from the coding sequence ATGTCGGCCGATAATCAACATGAGAGTATTATACTGGGTCCATCAACTTCCTTTTGTCATAAAACGAGAGAAGtagtgaaagaagaagaagacaaagtCGGAGAGGAACCGAATGAAAGTTTAAACGAGGAGAAAGTTGAACAGACACAACTGCGGACTTTAGGCCAAAGAATCTATGATCACAGAGGGATAATTGTTGCATCATTTTCAACTTTCCTTTTTGCATTTCAAACAAACCTTGTGAGATTTATCGAGAATGATTTCCACGTGATGGAGGTTTCATTCTATCGTTTCGTATGCCAGCTTTTCATGGTTACGCCGTTCATGTTGTACAAGAAAATTCCACTCCAACCCGAATCCAGAAAAGTGTTCTTTCTTCATATAACGCGTGGTATATTTGGTACGCTTGCTTCCAATGCTTTTTTCTATAGTATATTATACATACCAATTGGAGATGCCGCTGCCATAGTTATGGGACAACTAGTCTTCGTGGGTATTTTCGCGAGATTGTTTATTAAAGAGGCTTTCGGTCTTCTTGACGCCTTTCTCGTACTCGTGAGCATTGCTGGCGTTGTGCTTATATCTCAGCCACCCTTTTTATTCGGTGGCAAGGACGAAAGCAATTCGAATAAGGAATTCTTCGGTGCCATGTTAGCCTTGTTTGCATCCGTTTCATTCGCAGCAGGAAACGTTGTAACTAGCTATATGGGGAAGATGAAAGTTAACCCTTCAGCTATTTTGTTGTATTATGCACTCGTAGGAACCGTTGGGACTGGCCTATTCAATTCCGTTGTTGGGCGTTGGTCGACGCCACCATATGGTAACACCAGTTGGTTTATAATCTGGATAGGGGTAGTTCACTGTTTATCACAATATTTTCTAACGTATAGTTTCTCAATCGAAAACACCGTTCTGGTATCAATTATGATGACAAATGAGTCTATTTATTCATACATTTTAGAGTTTGCTCTTTTTGGTGTGAAACCCGAATTAACATCATTGCTGGGTGGGGGCGTCCTGCTGACTGCGTCAGTGCTGGCGTCTTTAAAGAAGATTTGGATCAGTCGTCGAGGAGCGCAGAATGACCTGAATAGTCCAGACCTTCACGACTCATTAGACTATACCAACCTCGAACAGAATAAccatatttcatga
- the LOC139964352 gene encoding small ribosomal subunit protein uS7 isoform X1: protein MHVLYCITLSRVSLVIVYQVTEVSSLATMGENWDEAPAPVAEPLPAVTVEYDEVKLFGKWSCDEVQVSDISLTDYIAVKEKYAKYLPHSSGRYQVKRFRKAQCPAVERLANSMMMHGRNNGKKLMTMRIVQHAFEIIHLLTGENPLQVLVNAIINSGPREDSTRIGRAGTVRRQAVDVSPLRRVNQAIWLLCTGAREASFRNIKSIAECLADELINAAKGSSNSYAIKKKDELERVAKSNR, encoded by the exons ATGCACgtactgtattgtattacaCTTAGTAGAGTTAGCTTAGTAATAGTATACCAAGTTACTGAG GTATCCTCATTAGCTACCATGGGTGAAAACTGGGACGAGGCCCCAGCTCCAGTTGCGGAGCCACTACCTGCTGTGACTGTTGAGTATGATGAAGTGAAGTTATTTGGCAAGTGGAGCTGCGATGAAGTTCAAGTTAGCGACATCAGTTTAACT GATTACATTGCTGTGAAAGAGAAGTATGCGAAATACCTGCCCCACAGCTCGGGTCGCTACCAGGTCAAGCGTTTCCGCAAAGCCCAGTGCCCAGCCGTAGAACGATTGGCCAACTCGATGATGATGCACGGAAGAAACAATGGCAAGAAACTGATGACCATGCGCATTGTCCAACATGCATTTGAAATCATACATCTGCTGACAGGGGAG AACCCACTGCAAGTGCTGGTCAATGCCATCATCAACAGCGGCCCTCGTGAAGACTCTACCCGTATCGGTAGGGCCGGTACCGTACGTAGACAGGCGGTTGACGTCTCCCCTCTCAGACGTGTCAATCAAGCCATCTGGCTGCTCTGCACTGGTGCCCGGGAAGCCTCCTTCAGGAACATCAAGAGCATCGCAGAATGTCTGGCAGACGAACTGATTAACGCAGCAAAG GGCTCGTCCAACTCGTACGCCATCAAGAAGAAGGATGAACTGGAACGTGTCGCCAAGTCCAACCGATAG